A genomic segment from Sciurus carolinensis chromosome 1, mSciCar1.2, whole genome shotgun sequence encodes:
- the LOC124962898 gene encoding 40S ribosomal protein S21-like, whose product MYIFHMEMYMFSNTLIIHLSLVNRTLKTKFAFLRSRSPWRQQARFDMQNDAGEFVDLYVPRKCSASNRIIGAKDHASIQMNVAEVDKVTRRFNRQFKTYAICGAIRRIGESDDSILRLAKADGIVSKNF is encoded by the coding sequence ATGTATATATTCCATATGGAAATGTACATGTTTTCAAATACTCTAATCATTCACCTATCACTTGTcaatagaactttaaaaacaaaatttgcttTTCTGCGCTCGCGCTCGCCGTGGAGGCAGCAGGCGCGCTTCGACATGCAGAACGACGCCGGCGAGTTCGTGGACCTGTACGTGCCGCGGAAATGCTCCGCCAGCAACCGCATCATCGGTGCCAAGGACCATGCGTCCATCCAGATGAACGTGGCCGAGGTAGACAAGGTCACCCGCAGGTTTAATCGCCAGTTTAAAACCTACGCTATCTGCGGGGCCATTCGCAGGATCGGTGAGTCAGATGACTCCATTCTCCGATTGGCCAAGGCAGACGGCATCGTCTCAAAGAATTTTTGA